One genomic segment of Ascaphus truei isolate aAscTru1 chromosome 23, aAscTru1.hap1, whole genome shotgun sequence includes these proteins:
- the NXPH3 gene encoding neurexophilin-3, which translates to MDLAQKESEKEKIYRSTFSFPPFSLLQVICGQEDSSDSDDKEQSDTKPHPRLRAPRRKLPPTSRPRLSSPQNATILQLLSNSPEFWDVLGSLSELDQNQGPPVPSRGRRQSVLRYNGRAKKVFGWGDFYSNIKTVKLNLLITGKVVDHGNGSFSIYFRHNSTGQGNVSISLVPPSKVLEFDMEQQMHVEAKESKIFNCRVEFEKVDRAIKTGLCPHDPSKICHQQQTHSRVSWACSHPFKIVCVYISFYTTDYRLVQKVCPDYNYHNSSPYSSSG; encoded by the coding sequence ATGGATCTAGCCCAaaaagagagtgagaaagagaaaaTATATAGATCCACCTTCTcatttccccccttctcccttctgcAGGTGATTTGTGGCCAGGAAGACTCCTCTGACTCAGATGATAAAGAACAATCAGATACCAAACCCCACCCCAGACTCCGAGCTCCCAGGAGGAAACTTCCCCCCACTTCCCGACCCCGCCTCTCAAGCCCCCAAAATGCAACCATACTGCAGCTGCTCTCCAACTCCCCTGAGTTCTGGGATGTCCTGGGAAGCCTATCCGAGCTGGATCAGAACCAGGGACCACCCGTCCCATCCCGGGGCAGGCGTCAATCCGTGCTGAGGTACAATGGACGTGCCAAGAAGGTCTTCGGTTGGGGGGACTTCTACTCCAACATCAAGACCGTGAAGCTCAACCTCCTCATCACGGGGAAGGTGGTGGACCACGGTAATGGGTCCTTCAGCATCTACTTCAGACACAACTCGACGGGCCAAGGGAACGTGTCCATCAGTCTAGTTCCACCCTCCAAGGTCCTTGAATTTGACATGGAGCAGCAGATGCATGTTGAAGCAAAAGAATCCAAGATCTTCAACTGCAGGGTGGAATTCGAGAAGGTGGACAGGGCCATTAAGACAGGTCTGTGCCCCCACGACCCATCAAAGATATGCCACCAGCAGCAAACGCACAGCCGTGTCTCCTGGGCCTGCTCCCACCCCTTCAAAATCGTCTGTGTTTACATCTCATTTTACACCACTGACTACAGACTGGTGCAGAAGGTCTGTCCTGACTATAACTATCACAACAGCTCCCCTTACTCATCCTCCGGTTAA